Proteins from a single region of Paenibacillus sp. BIHB 4019:
- a CDS encoding LL-diaminopimelate aminotransferase, whose protein sequence is MTNINHNYQELQGSYLFSEIAKRRTQFIKENPNAEIISLGIGDVTRGLPEAVVKAMHEAVDELAVPGSFRGYGPEQGYDFLINAIIENDYKARGVDIQTNEVFLSDGSKCDVGNIQEIFSQNSIVAVQDPVYPVYVDTNVMAGRSGKYNTDSKRYENIVYLECTAENNFTPSLPDRKVDLIYLCYPNNPTGMTLSREELQKWVDYAKSNNCIILYDSAYEAFIQESDVPHSIYEIEGAKEVAIEFRSFSKTAGFTGVRCAYTVVPRELKGFDDNGKGVLINDLWNRRHTTKFNGVSYVTQRGAAAIYSPEGKEQIKALVDYYMTNAKIIRDGLASIGLEVFGGVNAPYIWLKTPNGLDSWAFFDKLLSEANIVGTPGVGFGQSGQGYFRLTAFGSRENTEKAVERIRKMSL, encoded by the coding sequence ATGACGAACATTAATCATAATTACCAGGAGCTGCAAGGCAGCTATTTATTTTCCGAGATCGCAAAGCGTCGCACCCAGTTTATTAAAGAAAACCCGAATGCTGAAATTATTAGCTTAGGGATTGGCGACGTTACGCGGGGATTGCCGGAAGCGGTTGTTAAAGCGATGCACGAAGCTGTGGACGAGCTGGCTGTACCAGGCTCATTTCGCGGATATGGCCCGGAGCAAGGGTATGACTTCTTGATTAACGCAATTATCGAGAATGATTACAAAGCGCGCGGCGTCGATATTCAAACGAACGAAGTGTTTTTGAGCGATGGCTCCAAATGCGACGTCGGCAACATTCAGGAGATTTTCAGCCAAAACAGCATCGTAGCTGTTCAAGATCCGGTGTACCCGGTTTATGTGGACACGAATGTTATGGCTGGACGCTCTGGCAAATACAATACAGATTCGAAGCGTTATGAAAATATCGTTTACCTGGAGTGCACAGCGGAAAACAACTTCACGCCAAGCCTGCCAGACCGCAAGGTGGATCTGATTTACCTGTGCTACCCGAACAATCCGACCGGCATGACGCTTTCCCGTGAGGAATTGCAAAAATGGGTCGACTATGCGAAAAGCAACAATTGCATCATCCTGTACGATTCGGCTTATGAAGCTTTCATTCAAGAATCGGATGTGCCGCATAGCATTTATGAAATTGAAGGCGCGAAGGAAGTCGCAATCGAATTCCGCAGCTTCTCCAAAACAGCAGGTTTCACAGGCGTTCGTTGTGCTTACACCGTCGTTCCACGCGAGCTGAAAGGCTTTGATGACAACGGCAAGGGAGTATTGATCAATGATCTGTGGAACCGTCGTCACACGACGAAATTCAATGGTGTGTCTTACGTCACTCAGCGCGGAGCAGCAGCAATCTACTCGCCAGAAGGCAAAGAGCAGATTAAAGCACTGGTCGACTACTACATGACGAATGCAAAAATCATTCGTGACGGTCTTGCTTCGATTGGTCTTGAAGTATTTGGCGGCGTTAACGCGCCGTACATTTGGCTGAAAACGCCAAACGGCCTCGATTCATGGGCCTTCTTCGACAAGCTGCTTTCGGAAGCGAACATTGTGGGCACGCCGGGCGTCGGCTTCGGGCAAAGCGGCCAAGGCTACTTCCGCCTGACTGCATTTGGCAGCCGTGAAAATACGGAAAAAGCGGTTGAACGCATTCGCAAAATGTCGCTGTAA
- a CDS encoding Ger(x)C family spore germination protein, with translation MKKTILSLLASTLMLLLASGCWDRQEMNDLGIVLAMAVDKGKNNMLEISCQVVVPSEVASNSGKSTTTPVTLYQASAPTILEAISKMSLTSPRINYMSHIRVLIFSEAVAKMGIADELENLLRQPEVRPDYNVMIARHSKAAEILNILTPLESIPANNLYLSLQNSAKTWSPTITATADVLLEKMVNDGIEPVLTGVEIIGNKKEGGSKDNLTSIKPKANLTYTGMAVLRKDKLIGWMNEQESKGYNYITNNVKSTTGNLPCPHNKGKLSVAVLRSNTDVVPKVVDGKPVMHIKVKNMSSIMGDGCTTPISSQDDIKALEKVGSEKLIILMKKAVETAQKQYKVDIFGFGQNISRNNPKLWAQLRDHWEEEFPKLKVEYEVHVQTRRVGMLDDSILKDIKE, from the coding sequence ATGAAAAAAACCATACTTTCCTTGCTGGCCTCTACGTTGATGCTGCTGCTGGCATCCGGCTGCTGGGATCGCCAGGAAATGAACGATCTGGGCATTGTGCTCGCGATGGCAGTCGATAAGGGCAAAAACAATATGCTTGAAATATCCTGCCAGGTCGTCGTCCCATCAGAGGTTGCTTCCAATTCCGGCAAAAGCACGACAACGCCCGTGACGCTGTATCAGGCTAGCGCGCCCACTATTCTTGAAGCCATCAGTAAAATGAGCCTTACGAGCCCGAGAATAAATTATATGTCCCATATCCGCGTCCTTATTTTCAGCGAAGCTGTCGCTAAAATGGGCATTGCTGATGAACTGGAAAACCTATTAAGGCAGCCGGAGGTACGTCCCGATTACAACGTTATGATTGCCCGTCATTCCAAAGCTGCAGAAATTCTGAACATTTTAACCCCTTTGGAAAGCATACCAGCGAACAACCTATATCTTTCCCTGCAAAATTCAGCCAAAACCTGGTCGCCTACGATAACTGCTACTGCCGATGTTTTATTAGAGAAAATGGTTAACGACGGTATAGAGCCTGTGCTGACAGGGGTTGAGATTATTGGGAATAAGAAGGAAGGCGGCAGCAAGGATAATTTAACATCGATTAAGCCTAAAGCGAATTTGACCTATACCGGAATGGCTGTGCTTAGGAAGGACAAGCTGATTGGATGGATGAACGAGCAGGAAAGCAAAGGCTATAACTATATTACGAATAATGTAAAAAGCACAACGGGAAACTTGCCTTGCCCGCACAATAAAGGCAAGCTGAGCGTTGCTGTCCTGCGCTCCAATACCGATGTAGTCCCCAAAGTTGTGGACGGCAAGCCTGTCATGCATATAAAAGTTAAAAATATGTCCAGCATCATGGGAGATGGCTGCACCACACCCATCTCAAGTCAAGACGATATCAAAGCGCTTGAAAAAGTGGGAAGCGAGAAACTGATCATCTTGATGAAAAAGGCTGTTGAAACGGCTCAAAAGCAATATAAAGTGGATATTTTCGGATTTGGCCAAAATATTAGCCGCAACAATCCAAAGCTGTGGGCACAGCTGCGCGATCATTGGGAAGAGGAATTTCCAAAGCTGAAAGTCGAATATGAGGTTCATGTACAGACGCGGCGGGTCGGCATGCTGGACGATTCTATCTTGAAGGATATAAAGGAGTAA
- a CDS encoding endospore germination permease translates to MLEKGKISARQLTVLVFLSVIGDMILIIPAVVASYAQQDGWIASLLGMPIGMFFLWLMLHISSFYPKLNLVQINDRILGKWLGALMSCAYLLFFLLAGSTFIREVGDFLTTQLFQTTPIRYIHLLFVLILLWGVWNGIESIARSAEILLPLFLFICLVLIVCLIPQIDLERLKPFLGSERLSFAHATLMASVYPFGELCSFLMIYPYAAKPSHRQKDVLLSALCAALLLFSLVFISLTVLGAYFTEHNIYSTYLLTQKINIGAFLQRIEALMATAWVISTFFKTALFFYAFAVGTAQLLRLSTAKPLIIPTSFLMYGLAMMVAPNLLYYVKTIVPYWIDWDFTYAFVLPMLLIVVYYMKKKLKRG, encoded by the coding sequence ATGCTGGAAAAAGGAAAAATTAGCGCCAGACAGCTGACCGTGCTTGTTTTTTTATCCGTCATTGGCGATATGATTTTGATCATACCCGCTGTTGTAGCGAGCTACGCGCAGCAGGATGGCTGGATAGCCTCCTTGCTCGGCATGCCAATCGGAATGTTTTTTCTTTGGCTGATGCTCCATATAAGCAGCTTTTACCCTAAGCTTAACCTCGTTCAAATCAATGACCGCATACTAGGAAAATGGCTAGGTGCACTCATGAGCTGTGCCTACCTGCTCTTTTTCCTATTGGCTGGATCAACGTTCATCCGGGAGGTGGGCGATTTTTTGACGACACAGCTATTTCAAACGACTCCCATTCGCTACATCCATTTATTGTTTGTGCTGATTTTGCTTTGGGGAGTGTGGAATGGCATTGAGTCTATTGCCAGAAGCGCCGAAATCTTGCTGCCGCTGTTCCTTTTTATTTGTTTGGTATTAATCGTGTGTCTAATTCCGCAAATCGATTTGGAACGCTTAAAGCCGTTTCTAGGCTCGGAGCGGTTATCCTTTGCCCATGCCACGTTAATGGCCAGCGTCTATCCGTTCGGAGAATTATGCTCCTTCCTTATGATTTATCCTTATGCCGCCAAGCCGTCTCATCGCCAGAAGGATGTGCTGCTCTCCGCCTTGTGCGCTGCCCTGCTGCTGTTCTCGCTTGTGTTTATTTCCTTGACCGTTCTCGGCGCTTATTTTACCGAGCACAATATTTACTCGACCTATCTGCTGACGCAAAAAATTAACATTGGCGCCTTCCTTCAGCGCATTGAGGCATTAATGGCAACGGCATGGGTGATCTCCACCTTTTTCAAAACGGCGCTATTTTTTTACGCCTTTGCGGTTGGGACGGCGCAATTGCTCAGGCTCTCTACAGCAAAGCCGCTTATTATCCCGACGTCGTTCCTCATGTACGGTCTGGCGATGATGGTGGCGCCCAATCTTTTATATTATGTTAAAACCATTGTCCCTTATTGGATTGACTGGGATTTCACCTATGCCTTTGTGCTGCCTATGCTGCTCATTGTCGTTTATTATATGAAGAAAAAACTCAAACGAGGGTAA